The following coding sequences lie in one Apium graveolens cultivar Ventura chromosome 3, ASM990537v1, whole genome shotgun sequence genomic window:
- the LOC141711010 gene encoding double-stranded RNA-binding protein 4-like: MAPMTFFNSDNAMHKNKLQEYAQKCGLPLPVYTTDNRGFVHKPKFQSTVLVDGIEYRSEQGFSRIVSAENDVAKIALECIKKNLKIAGPSSFHMQEPKISKSILYEFAIKSKVEIPTYKTTCAEKAEPVFVTTCTFKGKSYTSEIAGSKKMAEQYAARKAIKSLLVFDSSNVLSQIIKSKTKPNPEQGISSTAVKAENSSEHTTTTQYGGVSSEKRRVEQNSRGAKRVRIAEY, from the exons ATGGCTCCAATGACATTCTTCAATTCTG ATAATGCAATGCATAAAAATAAATTGCAAGAGTATGCACAAAAGTGTGGCTTGCCGCTTCCTGTTTACACAACTGATAACAGAGGTTTTGTTCATAAGCCCAAGTTTCAATCCACTGTGTTAGTGGATGGAATAGAATATCGGTCGGAACAAGGGTTCTCACGTATAGTATCTGCTGAGAATGATGTAGCAAAAATCGCACTTGAGTGTATAAAGAAAAATTTGAAAATTGCAGGACCTTCAAGTTTTCACATGCAG GAGCCAAAAATTTCAAAGTCAATTCTTTATGAATTTGCAATCAAGAGCAAAGTTGAAATTCCTACGTATAAAACTACCTGTGCAGAAAAGGCAGAACCAGTTTTCGTCACTACTTGTACATTCAAAGGAAAAAGTTACACCAGTGAGATAGCTGGAAGCAAGAAAATGGCGGAACAGTATGCAGCACGCAAAGCCATAAAATCACTTCTTG TTTTTGATTCCAGTAACGTTCTTTCCCAAATAATCAAGTCCAAGACAAAACCTAATCCGGAACAGGGCATTTCTTCCACTGCTGTAAAAGCAG AAAATTCTTCAGAACACACAACTACTACTCAG TATGGAGGAGTGAGCAGTGAGAAGCGTAGGGTTGAACAAAACAGCAGGGGAGCAAAAAGAGTCCGAATTGCTGAATATTGA
- the LOC141713210 gene encoding mitogen-activated protein kinase 9-like gives MGSNKTFVDGVRRLFQRRATSSSSSSVNDNNTNNNDHKNTHLTVKNLGPDLIAKEEEQGLADFDFSGLSVIKVPKRVTLVMDSHKKNSLDKEFFTEYGEANRYQIQEVVGKGSYGVVGSAVDTNTGEKVAIKKINDVFDHVSDATRILREIKLLRLLKHPNIVEIKHIMLPPSRREFRDIYVVFELMESDLHQVIRANDDLTREHHQFFLYQLLRSLKYMHSANVFHRDLKPKNILANSDCKLKICDFGLARVSFNDAPSAIFWTDYVATRWYRAPELCGSFFSKYTPAIDIWSIGCIFAELLTGKPLFPGKNVVHQLDLMTDLLGTSPPETIARIRNDKARRYLNSMRKKQPVPFSQKFPKADPLALRLLERLLSFDPKDRPSAAEALADPYFQGLANEEHEPSTQPISKLEFEFDRRKLAKDDVRELIYREILEYHPQMLQEYLRGGEQTSFMYPSGVDRFKRQFAHLEEHPGKGGKNTPLQRQHASLPRERVPAPKDEANIQESNDSEKRSADSVASTLHSPPGQSDGTDNANANDGTNKPNYNAHSLLKSASISASKCIGVQPRKDAEEEPLAEKLEEVDGLTKTMAAVIV, from the exons atggggaGCAACAAAACATTCGTGGATGGTGTTCGTAGATTGTTTCAACGTCGCGctacatcttcatcttcttcatcagtgAATGATAATAATACCAATAATAATGATCATAAAAATACCCATTTGACTGTTAAAAATCTTGGACCCGATTTGATTGCCAAAGAAGAAGAACAAGGGCTTGCAGATTTTGACTTTTCTGGCCTTTCTGTTATCAAAGTTCCTAAACGTGTTACTCTTGTTATGGATTCTCACAAAAAG AATTCGTTGGATAAAGAGTTCTTTACAGAGTATGGGGAGGCAAACAGATACCAAATTCAAGAAGTTGTTGGGAAAGGTAGTTATGGTGTTGTAGGTTCTGCAGTAGATACCAACACCGGCGAAAAAGTTGCAATTAAGAAAATTAATGATGTATTTGATCATGTCTCTGATGCAACCAGAATACTAAGAGAAATCAAGCTCCTCAGGCTGCTAAAGCATCCTAATATCGTCGAAATAAAGCATATTATGCTTCCACCCTCTCGGAGAGAGTTCAGAGATATATATGTTGTTTTTGAATTAATGGAATCTGACCTTCACCAAGTAATTAGGGCTAATGATGATCTTACTCGTGAACATCATCAGTTTTTCTTGTACCAGCTCCTTCGTAGCCTAAAGTATATGCACTCAG CTAATGTATTTCATCGTGATTTAAAGCCAAAAAATATCCTTGCCAATTCTGACTGTAAATTAAAGATTTGTGATTTTGGGCTTGCTCGTGTATCATTCAACGATGCTCCATCTGCTATATTTTGGACT GACTATGTTGCAACAAGATGGTATCGTGCTCCAGAACTCTGTGGTTCCTTCTTCTCTAAA TATACTCCTGCAATTGATATTTGGAGCATTGGATGCATTTTTGCTGAGTTGCTTACGGGAAAACCTTTATTTCCTGGAAAAAACGTTGTACACCAATTGGATCTCATGACTGATTTGCTTGGTACTTCTCCCCCTGAAACAATTGCAAGG ATTCGGAATGATAAGGCAAGAAGATATTTAAATAGTATGCGTAAGAAACAGCCAGTGCCATTTTCACAGAAATTCCCTAAAGCTGATCCTCTGGCTCTTCGGCTGTTGGAGCGCTTGCTGTCTTTTGATCCTAAAGACCGGCCATCTGCTGCAGAG GCACTAGCTGATCCTTACTTTCAAGGTTTGGCAAATGAGGAACATGAACCATCTACTCAACCTATTTCAAAACTTGAGTTTGAATTTGACCGGAGAAAATTAGCAAAAGATGATGTTAGGGAGCTGATTTATAGAGAG ATTTTGGAGTATCACCCACAAATGCTTCAGGAGTATCTTCGTGGTGGAGAACAGACTAGCTTTATGTACCCAAG TGGCGTTGATCGGTTTAAGCGACAATTTGCGCATCTTGAGGAGCATCCTGGTAAAGGTGGAAAAAATACTCCGCTGCAAAGGCAGCATGCATCATTGCCTAG AGAACGGGTTCCGGCACCCAAGGATGAAGCTAATATCCAAGAAAGTAATGATTCTGAGAAGCGTAGTGCAGATTCTGTTGCTTCAACGCTTCATAGTCCTCCTGGACAGTCTGATGGAACAGATAATGCAAATGCAAACGATGGAACAAATAAGCCAAACTACAATGCACATAGCTTGTTAAAGAGTGCTAGTATAAGTGCTTCCAAGTGTATCGGAGTGCAACCAAGAAAAGATGCTGAA GAAGAACCGCTAGCCGAGAAACTGGAGGAGGTTGATGGGTTGACTAAAACGATGGCAGCCGTTATTGTCTGA